In a genomic window of Streptomyces pristinaespiralis:
- a CDS encoding GntR family transcriptional regulator, whose translation MRIPAHSVCTAIRDDIVSGVHERGSRLTEEQLARRYGVSRVPVREALRTLESEGFVVTRRHAGACVAEPTEREAADLLEIRMLLEPLGAARAAQRRTDAHLRVLRGLVRLGQERARRGQGEDLRSLGSWFHETLAQSCDSPGLTALLTQLRHKIAWMYSVEQPVAPVESWAEHGAIVDAVARGDAERARALTAAHAERAAAAHRLRRTVRVRTSQHAVNTTGGRN comes from the coding sequence ATGCGCATTCCCGCGCACTCGGTATGCACGGCGATCCGCGACGACATCGTCTCCGGCGTCCACGAGCGCGGCAGCCGGCTCACGGAGGAGCAACTGGCCCGCCGCTACGGCGTCTCCCGCGTCCCGGTGCGTGAGGCGCTGCGCACCCTGGAGTCCGAGGGCTTCGTCGTGACCCGCCGGCACGCCGGCGCCTGTGTGGCGGAGCCGACGGAGCGGGAGGCCGCCGATCTCCTGGAGATCCGCATGCTGCTGGAGCCGCTGGGCGCGGCGCGCGCCGCGCAGCGCCGCACGGACGCACATCTGCGGGTGCTGCGCGGCCTGGTGAGACTCGGTCAGGAGCGGGCCCGCCGGGGGCAGGGAGAGGATCTGCGCTCACTCGGTTCGTGGTTCCACGAGACGCTCGCGCAGTCCTGCGACAGCCCGGGGCTGACCGCGCTGCTGACCCAGTTGCGGCACAAGATCGCCTGGATGTACTCGGTGGAGCAGCCTGTCGCCCCGGTCGAGTCGTGGGCGGAGCACGGTGCGATCGTCGACGCCGTGGCGCGCGGTGACGCGGAGCGTGCGCGCGCGCTGACGGCGGCGCACGCCGAGCGCGCCGCCGCGGCGCACAGGCTGCGCCGCACCGTGCGGGTGAGGACTTCGCAACATGCCGTAAACACCACGGGCGGCCGGAATTAA
- a CDS encoding M23 family metallopeptidase, whose translation MAFTRATGKHRAPSRLTRRSANLAGVAALATTGVIGTLASPALAADTEAPSVEDTGLTQIVSMGSLADEIAAQAAAQEREAEEAAAKARAQAKAEAEAKAEARRKAEARAKEAREAKERAAREAERKRLNSFRLPIAGSYVTTGYKTGGALWSSGSHSGVDFRAASGSSVVSVGAGTVVEAGWGGAYGNNVVIRMNDGTYTQYGHLSSISVSVGQQVAPGRQIGLSGSTGNSTGPHLHFEARTTAEYGSDIDPVAYLRSHGVNV comes from the coding sequence ATGGCGTTCACCCGTGCCACCGGGAAGCATCGTGCCCCGAGCCGCCTGACGCGCAGGAGCGCGAACCTGGCCGGCGTCGCCGCCCTCGCCACCACCGGCGTCATCGGAACCCTCGCCTCCCCGGCGCTCGCCGCCGACACCGAGGCCCCCTCCGTCGAGGACACCGGCCTCACCCAGATCGTCTCCATGGGGTCGCTCGCCGACGAGATAGCCGCCCAGGCCGCCGCGCAGGAGAGGGAGGCCGAGGAGGCCGCCGCCAAGGCCAGGGCGCAGGCGAAGGCCGAGGCCGAGGCGAAGGCGGAAGCCCGGCGCAAGGCGGAGGCGCGCGCCAAGGAGGCCCGCGAGGCCAAGGAGCGCGCCGCGCGCGAGGCCGAGCGCAAGCGGCTGAACTCCTTCCGGCTCCCCATCGCCGGTTCGTACGTGACCACCGGTTACAAGACCGGTGGTGCCCTGTGGTCCTCCGGCAGCCACTCCGGCGTCGACTTCCGCGCCGCCTCCGGCAGTTCCGTCGTGTCCGTCGGCGCGGGCACCGTCGTCGAAGCCGGCTGGGGCGGCGCGTACGGCAACAACGTCGTCATCCGGATGAACGACGGCACGTACACCCAGTACGGCCACCTGTCGTCCATCAGCGTCTCCGTCGGCCAGCAGGTCGCCCCCGGCCGACAGATCGGTCTGTCCGGCTCGACGGGCAACTCGACCGGCCCGCACCTGCACTTCGAGGCCCGGACCACGGCCGAGTACGGCTCCGACATCGACCCGGTCGCCTACCTGCGCTCGCACGGCGTCAACGTCTGA
- a CDS encoding HPr family phosphocarrier protein, translating into MAERRVNVGWAEGLHARPASIFVRAATAAGVPVTIAKADGNPVNAASMLAVLGLGAQGGEEIVLASDADGAEAALDRLAKLVAEGLDELPETV; encoded by the coding sequence ATGGCTGAGCGCCGCGTCAATGTCGGCTGGGCCGAGGGCCTTCACGCCCGCCCCGCGTCCATCTTCGTCCGTGCCGCGACGGCTGCCGGCGTCCCTGTGACGATCGCCAAGGCCGACGGCAACCCGGTCAACGCGGCCTCGATGCTCGCCGTGCTCGGCCTGGGCGCCCAGGGTGGCGAGGAGATCGTCCTCGCTTCCGACGCGGACGGCGCGGAGGCGGCCCTCGACCGCCTGGCCAAGCTGGTGGCCGAGGGGCTCGACGAGCTTCCCGAGACCGTCTGA